In Vicia villosa cultivar HV-30 ecotype Madison, WI linkage group LG7, Vvil1.0, whole genome shotgun sequence, the DNA window TAGATAAGAAGTCGGACCTTCATTCTTGCACTCAGGAGCATGATGACCTGTcttaccacacttgaaacatCTCAACACCTTATTAGTACAATTGTTTGGGCGGTGACCTAGTTCACCTCACTTAAAGCACTTGACAGAAACGGGAGCTCCTCCCCACTTGGTTTTTTCTCATCAGACACTCTCTGCTTCCCTTTATCAGCAAGGGTACTATACGGCTTCTCATGGTCttgattctttcctttcttctcaTTATAACTCTTATAAAAAGAAGACTTGACTCTGGTATCCTGATCATAAATCCTACAATTATTCACTAGTATATTAAACTGGCGAATCTCAAGATACCCAACACCTTGCTTGATCTTTGGACGCagtccattctcaaacttaatgcacttggacACTTCAGCTGCCAGATTGTTATAATGCGGACAATACTTCACTAGTTCTTCGAACCTAGCAGCATACTCAACAACAGTTGAACTCCATTGCTTCAGCTCAAGGAATTCgatctctttctttccacgcgcATCCTTAGGAAAATACTTCTCTAGAAAAGTAGATCTGAATACGGTCCAAGTAATCGTTGCACCCAGAATCTCCATCCTCTAGCGTGTATTATTCCACCATTCTTTAACTTCCTCTTCCAACATTTGAGTACTAAACTCCACCTTCTGCTCTTCCGAACAAATCACTACTTGAAGGGctgagagaaactctgcagaaattcTTCTTATTCTTCCCTCTTATTTTGTTCAAACTCTAATTCCCTTTCTTCCCCaattcatcttttcttttcttctccatTATTGTTTGTGTTGAGAGAATCATCTTGCAACCAAGTTGGTTGATTCACTCGAGTGAAGACTGAAGAACAAGAGAAAGAATTTGATCGGTGTGATTGAATTTTGCTCATCAAGATTGATTCGAAATTCTCCATAGATTTTGGGGCGATTCCGACAATCGTGACTTGTAAAATAGTGCAGGAGATAGATGAATGAATTTATAATTTTACCCTAATACATAATTGTTCTTATCTATTAATTTAAGTATTTCAAAATTTATATAAGCAGCAAATTAAAGTATTTATACAAGGGTATTTCCGTAGTTTCATCCCAATGAAGCGTAGATCATGTAGAAGAACAAAAAGAAACGCAGAAACATAGAAAAGAATCACAATGTTGAGAAACTTGTCTACAACACTCGAATCTTCTAGAAAGATCCTAACTCCACCTTCGTCCAAATGGCGGATTCAACCTCCTTCCTCTCTCTACTCCACCGCTTCCTCCGACCCGCGCGACACCCCGCCGAAGCTTCTCGTGGTTCAGCCTCGTCTCCGTTCCGAAAAGCTCTTACAAGCGAAGCTCAACGAAGCACTGTGTCTAGCTAATTCACTTGAAGACCAACGTGATGGTTATTTCCATACTGATTTCTTTGATAAGCCTTTGCCTCCTCATGTGCTTGTTCAGAATCCTTCTCTTAAAGGCCATAAGCCTCGTGCAGGTTCGGTTTCTAGCTTGGGAGTGTGTCTGTTTTTTGAAACGTTATTTCTtctgttttgattttgtttttttcagaTACTTATTTTGGACCTGGAACGGTTGATACTATCAAATGCCATCTTAATGCTGCTGAAACAAAGGTGAAAAATGTGCTTTTGTTACTTTTTCATGTGATTGGTTATTTAGGGTATTGATTTGCAGAGCTGTCTCAAACCTTTGAGAGGCCCTGTGTCAGAAGTTGAAGTTAGCTTCAGTTTAGTCGTGAATTTTTTTAAAGGGTCCTATGCTGTAGGCCGCCTTGCACGCCCTAAAAAACGGCCCGGTTTATTTGCAgtctgattttgattttgatttgtgtgTAACAGGGTGAAGTGGATGCTGTTTTTGTTAATGCAACTCTGTCTGGTATTCAGCTTAGAAATATGGAGGTAAATGTTGTTTGTGTAATTTTTAATTGAATGTGTGAAGCGCTGTCATATTAGTCATTGAATAACCCCAAAGGTTGGTATGTTGGTGAATACTTGGGtcctgagagtgtgctcctctcatgGTCTCAGGTTTTCTTTGTGTTGGGCAAGTCTATATAGATAGAGCTTTGCAAAGCTTTGGCCTTCCGCTAATGGATGGTGGGATTGGCCTCCTTAGATTAGTCAGTCTCACGGCCGGAtaccaagttttaaaaaaaaaacattagtcATTGGACCTACCGAAACTAACATACCTATATGTGTTTCGTTGGTCAATTTGATGTTCATATTTCTTTTGTTTGTTAGTTTGGTCCTCCAATGTGTTTTTTGTTAGTATGTTGTTTGGTCCATAAAATTGCTACTAACAAGACAAACTTGGGGTTGTTTTTGTAATTTTGATACATTAAAAGGATTGTAGTGACATTGCCTCACACATTTTATGACTAAAATGAGTGTTAAGTGTTTACTCATTTTTATTTAGGAATGGAAAGTTGTGTAATTTTGACAATGATGTTTTAATACTGCTAGAGGGCTTGGAGTAAACCTGTGGTGGATCGTGTTGGTCTTATAATTGAGATTTTCAATGCTCATGCATACACTAAGGAAGCCAGGCTTCAGGTGTGTAATGTGGTTTCGTTGGGCTGTTTAATGGTTTATGCTTGAGGGTATTGTCTCTTGAATCCAATTGGCTCTGACTGTGTTGAATCTCTTGTTACTTTGTAACTTAGAGCTATACTTTGTCATCTTTGTAGGCTGAACTTGCAGCTCTATCGTACAAAAAGTCAAGACTCGTTCGTGTTCTTGGCCCTGGTGGTCGCTACACATTTGGTGCTTCTGGAGAAGCTGAAGTTGTTAGTGCTCGAGggttgtcttttattattacttcatTCCCCTAATTTTATGATTTTGATGCCGTTTTTGAAGTGGAAGTAACATTATTTTGAAAATTGGTGAATGGGTTACAATATAATAAGTTTGAACTCTTGTGGGAATCTATTACTTTTTTGCTTGGGAAAATTGTTTTGGTTGCCAAGTATTACTTGTCATTAAGGGTTTAGGTTACATTGTTGTTTGTTATGAACTACAATGTGGTTGAAAATTGATTATATTTTCTATCACTTTCCGTCACCTGCTCTTTCTCTTATGCACATATTTCTGGAAGAATGTGTAATTCTGTGACACTGTGCATGTCTATCCTTAATCTATAGTAGTATCAGTAATTA includes these proteins:
- the LOC131619712 gene encoding uncharacterized protein LOC131619712 gives rise to the protein MEILGATITWTVFRSTFLEKYFPKDARGKKEIEFLELKQWSSTVVEYAARFEELVKYCPHYNNLAAEVSKCIKFENGLRPKIKQGVGYLEIRQFNILVNNCRIYDQDTRVKSSFYKSYNEKKGKNQDHEKPYSTLADKGKQRVSDEKKPSGEELPFLSSALSEVN